The Juglans regia cultivar Chandler chromosome 1, Walnut 2.0, whole genome shotgun sequence nucleotide sequence ACTTTTGAGCTATAGtaaattcatcaatttctctaaatttggtcagttactattcatctccaaaacaatatttcactctaaaaatattctcaatagctattattagataattaggttgagaaaaaaaatagttaggaaacaataatttgaagtaaaaattaaattattaattaatatataatggagtgtatttacaaaatattaaaaaaaatatctaatattatattattattttaatttttagatgatAGTCTAATGTAAATTAACCTCTCCAATAATTTTGGTTTTAGCTAAAActtaacttttaattaaattttggataTATGCTCTAAAGCAAGAATTACTGAATTCATCTCGCTAAGAAAGACTCGCCCAATCAAAACCTGTCTTATTTGTCGGCTATACTTTGTCCACACTCCAACGGCGATAGGAACCCCGACATGGATAAACTTTGTCATGTATATATGCAGGCACAGTAATGTCTATCTGTGTCTGCGGCCATCTCCATTTCAAGACCACGACCATCCACCTTGGTATATGTACGTACACCACTTGTTGGGAGATCAGTAGCTAGCTAGGAGATTAATCTTCGACTGACACCCGGATACAGTACGTACGTTCAACATTACCAAGCTTTAAACCTGTGAGTTTGGCTGTTTGGGCTAAGcaatcaatattatatttatgaagATCATGTGGGTTTGTTTCCTTCTTGCAAGCCTCGCTGTAAAAGTGATTCATCTTCAACAATAGATTTGGGTGTAATGGTTAAACCTGTGACTTATATCGATCTAATGGGTGCTTGGCAGGCAAGAGGATAAAGTGACATTTATTATGTTCAATGGTGTAGCTAGAAACACATTGGAAATGGCTCTCCTTATGTACACTGGTATAATGAAGTTTGCATTTCAAAGGATCATTAACCCATAGGGGGAGGCAAACTAGTCTCAGTTGGTAACTCTGCACATAAAACTTAATTATCATGTACCGACTTTTATGCGTTTAATGGTGCTTGGCGAGGAAGTGCACCTCAAGCAGCAATTCAGCACGCGATTTATGGAGGAGAATCTGCATCTTTATGGAAACATTGGCCTCTCTGGAGATCCACTCAAGCACCCATTGCAGCGGTTGATTTCGCTAACCACTTCCATCCTTGGGGGTCAAGGTGTACCGGTGGCTTAAACGTTGCATTGCATGCACTTGTGATTGCGCTAATGCCTGTTTGGACTCGAGACACTTAATTCTAAGTATCCTCTGCATTTTTTAAGAAGGAAACTTCCAGGCTTTCGATCAATGAGTCTCAACGAATGCTAACAAGTGAGTGAGCACTTCCATTACCGAAGTTcctattaataataaaatcggGGATGCCTTTGAATTTCCACTATGCTTCTTGCAAGCTTCCCAGCTCAAATTGCAGGAGAGGATATATGACCAAGAGTCTGTTTGTTTCACTGTAAATATCAACCGCTCTTTTTTGATCATTGGCTTTTCATTTTACTcgagaaaaagtaaaattcttttttacaCACACGTTCATTTTTGTATGATGAGAGAGTGAGAATTCATTCGGTATCGTAccttttgttataattatatatagaaaataaaaagctttCTTTGAAAATGTGCGtccaatatttgaaaaaaaaatacttttaaagtTGTCAGAACTGTGAATAAACAGTTAAACTAACTAGTTATGAATGTGGGTGTAACTCCTAATTCTAGGTAACAGCAAACAACCGTCTTGAGTCATTCAATAATATCATGGATCTACCACGAAGCAAGATTAGGGCTGTAAACAGGGCAAATTCAGAAAATACCAATATGATCCATCCAAAATTAGGGTTTTAGAGTTCATtgtttagggttagggttctaGGATTTAAGGTTTAGGGTTTAGAAAATCTTGATGCAATTCCACCCAAAACAGTGGAATAGAAGATCGTGATGCAATTTTCAAAACTCGTCCACGAAAGTTGACATACACAAAGGACTCCAGAGATGCTCTTTGGTCAGAATATTTGGGGATTGTTGGAGTGTTTGCGTTCTCATTAACGAACTTCACGTAAACCGATGCATAAAAGGAAACAAGCTTCACTATAAGCCAGTGATGCGAATTGAGAAGTTTGTATCCAAGAATTTGCTTGGAACATCTTGATACAATCATGTTTGCACAAACAGTTCCAATCAAAATGCGTTGGAGGCCAGGGGGGTCTCAGAGCAGCTCCTGACAGAAGTTTCCTCAGTTTCACAGTCCATTCACAAGCCAACCCACCtatctggaaaaaaaattgcacgTACATTTTGTTTGAAGTTCAATCATAGGCTTAAAGCTACTTACTATGAACCGGAGCCAGATGGGGGCTTATGCTCGAAAGTTATTGGGACAAACACGGGAAGCTGGTTTGACGCTGAATCCCTTTTGAATCTAGACTCCCGAGATAAATTAAGGGCCAATCTCTCTTGGCACTCTCTAGAACCCAACATTCGTTCGTTCTTCAAATTTTCCCTTACTGGTAAGCTCAAAAGCGGACCACCAAAGAATATAGAGTCTCCTGTGTACATCAGCTTCTCTGCTTGTGGAACTGGAGCGTTCACTGCAGAAGATGAAGATTCTTGCGGTGGAAAAACGGGCCTTCTGTTATAAATGCTTGTTTCTGCACTAGAACTTGGCAATCCTATTTGTGTGGATGATCTGTTTCTAGCTTCCAAAGCTGATACTGGAATTGACACGAATCTCCCAGCTTCTTGGTCCCAGACAACAGATGTCCTTTTAACATCTCTAAGAATAGAAGTAGCTGGAGCTGAAAGCAGTAAAGAATCAGTACTCCGCTTCTGCATGGTCTTTTCATCAGATCCCAAAGGATGGGACGTCGAGGTGTTGACATTTGCAAAAGATGCCTTGGATGTTAATGGAGGATCGTGAGCTAAGTTTGGGAAAGAGCTAACTGCACTAAAACGACCCAAACCATGACCTTGAGGTAGAGGACTAAGGGTTACCGCTTCATGAACATGGCTTGGACTGCTGAAGCTGCTCACACTTTGAGTCCCTGTTTCATACTCATCCCGGCCACCTTGGCTCGGAGCAAAAGATTTCCTCAAGGAAGATAATCTCATATCATTCTTTATCTCTTTATTTGACCCCATTTCAGTGCTCACACTACTTCGGATGCTCATGTTGCCACTGGAGCTTAAATCTGGATCCTGTAAATGGCAGTTATCAACTGGCCGTAGAACAGAGGACGATGCCCTGGCTTTGGCTGCTGCTCTCATGGCTTCATTAGAATCTAACCTTGCAAGTTTCCAGGCACTGATACGGACAGGCCTTTTGGGTAACTTTGGTCCTCTTTCTGCAATTCCAGTTGCATCCGGATCTACAGTTGATGGAACCATTCCAGGCTCCAAGTGAGGCACAACTTCGTCCTATTGTGGCCATGTTTAAAACAAGTATCCACTATTCAGGTCAGAAGCTTGTTTCTAGTTAGAAGCACAGAATaaaattaaaccataaaatgaGTCCATTACATTCAGTTCTTGAACCCATTTTCACATGCATGGTCATAAAGTCACAGTACAAAGACTATATATGGTTGAAGGAAACGTAGAACGATTGTTGTGAACAAAAAGCGATATATTTAAAGGGaactgtaaaaatataaagatcaaTAGAAGAATTTCTTCATATAGCATCTAGAACATTAAGAATACAAAGTGGGACACAATATTCTTTTTTCTGTCCAAAGTGGGAtcagcataattttttttatacataattgggaattttatttataaaggaTTATAAGGTGATACAAGAAGTCATCGACATTTAGTCCATTGAAGTCTATCTCATCAGCCAAGAGAAACGGTGTTAAAGAAATAACTCTAatgggaggtttggatagtgagttgagttgagtttagtttagttgagatgagttgaaagttgaataaaataccgttagaatataagtttttaatattatttttgttttgagatttgaaaattttgaattgttttttatattttgtttggaagtttagaaaagttgtaatgattagatgagatgagatgagttgagttgacatcaactcattatccaaacaacccctaaatTTCATCTGCAGAGCATATCTATTTATGGTATATCATATTAtaccataaatataatataagagAGCATTTCATAGCTTACACTTAAACTTCTTTCAACAATATGAATAATGTACCCAATCAACTTGGATGATAAAAAAAGTATAGTTTGACATTTATCAAATCAAGtatttaaaattcatgaaaatttcCTCTAACAACTCTTGGTCATGGTAACTAGAACTTCTCATAGAGAAATAACTAGTTGGTTGGCCTGTGCCTGGAAAGCAAGATATTCGGGGATCATGTAGATAAACTTGTTTTTTCCAATGGTAAAATAAGAACTTTATTAAGGAGGGACCATGCAGATAAACATGTATAGTATAGTTGGGATAATGCCTTGCTAGTATCTTTGCCAGTGTACTTCCATATAAGTTATGTAATcaggaaaatatttattttattttccttttccttttc carries:
- the LOC108996776 gene encoding probable protein S-acyltransferase 19; this encodes MGLYLMAMDAPWIFSKLVERWSKRVFHDEVVPHLEPGMVPSTVDPDATGIAERGPKLPKRPVRISAWKLARLDSNEAMRAAAKARASSSVLRPVDNCHLQDPDLSSSGNMSIRSSVSTEMGSNKEIKNDMRLSSLRKSFAPSQGGRDEYETGTQSVSSFSSPSHVHEAVTLSPLPQGHGLGRFSAVSSFPNLAHDPPLTSKASFANVNTSTSHPLGSDEKTMQKRSTDSLLLSAPATSILRDVKRTSVVWDQEAGRFVSIPVSALEARNRSSTQIGLPSSSAETSIYNRRPVFPPQESSSSAVNAPVPQAEKLMYTGDSIFFGGPLLSLPVRENLKNERMLGSRECQERLALNLSRESRFKRDSASNQLPVFVPITFEHKPPSGSGS